One Candidatus Binatia bacterium genomic window carries:
- a CDS encoding TldD/PmbA family protein, whose translation MTRDEARDVLGRALAAAKGLEMEVVLGGGRSELTRFANNEITQNVSERRYVLSVRVARGRRTGRATGNDLSDDGIARLVRRADEAARLSPEIENLLPLADPQEYREVDAHDAATASLGPDARAAAVERAVARCREAGVDAAGIYESGEGSIGEYGTIAPLAIANTKGLFAHHEGTAARFTISAMDGAASGWASSESHASRDLDADAIAERAVEKAVRSRKPERWEPGRYTVVLEPAAVSDLLTDTAWLSFGALPVQEGRSFLSGKIGQPVLGGNVTIRDDPYHPLHRGLPFDAEGMPVTPVTVVDRGVAASPVYDRQTAAKEGKASTGHGLPYPNPFGPIAGHLVLEGGTGSVDDLVSRVDRGLLVTRVWYTNVVDTMTATLTGMTRDGLFAIEGGRVRGAVQNFRFNQSVVRMLNEVEGLSAVERVGGVVCPGLLVRSFHMSSGTEF comes from the coding sequence ATGACTAGAGACGAAGCCCGCGACGTGCTCGGCCGGGCCCTCGCCGCCGCGAAGGGGCTCGAGATGGAAGTGGTGCTCGGCGGCGGCCGCTCCGAGCTCACCCGGTTCGCCAACAACGAGATCACCCAGAACGTCTCCGAGCGCCGCTACGTCCTCTCCGTGCGCGTGGCGCGAGGGCGGCGCACGGGGCGCGCGACCGGGAACGACCTGAGCGACGACGGCATCGCGCGGCTGGTGCGCCGGGCGGACGAGGCCGCGCGCCTCTCTCCCGAGATCGAGAACCTCCTTCCGCTCGCGGACCCGCAGGAGTACCGGGAGGTCGACGCGCACGATGCGGCGACCGCCTCGCTCGGTCCCGACGCGCGCGCCGCGGCGGTGGAGCGCGCCGTCGCCCGGTGCCGGGAAGCGGGGGTGGACGCCGCCGGCATCTACGAGAGCGGCGAGGGCTCGATCGGCGAGTACGGAACCATCGCGCCGCTCGCCATCGCCAACACCAAGGGCCTCTTCGCTCACCACGAGGGAACCGCGGCGCGTTTCACGATCTCGGCGATGGATGGGGCCGCCTCCGGCTGGGCCTCCTCCGAGTCGCACGCCAGCCGCGATCTGGACGCCGACGCGATCGCGGAGCGCGCCGTGGAGAAGGCCGTCCGTTCGCGGAAGCCGGAGCGGTGGGAGCCGGGCCGCTACACCGTGGTGCTCGAGCCGGCCGCCGTCTCGGACCTCCTCACCGACACCGCCTGGCTCTCCTTCGGGGCGCTGCCGGTCCAGGAGGGGCGGAGCTTCCTGTCGGGGAAGATCGGCCAGCCGGTGCTGGGCGGGAACGTCACGATCCGGGACGACCCCTACCATCCGCTCCACCGCGGCCTCCCCTTCGACGCCGAGGGGATGCCCGTCACGCCGGTGACCGTCGTGGACCGCGGGGTGGCGGCCAGCCCGGTCTACGACCGGCAGACCGCGGCCAAGGAGGGGAAGGCGTCCACGGGGCACGGGCTTCCGTATCCCAATCCGTTCGGCCCGATCGCCGGGCACCTGGTGCTCGAGGGGGGCACGGGAAGCGTGGACGACCTCGTGTCGCGGGTGGATCGCGGCCTCCTGGTGACCCGCGTCTGGTACACGAACGTCGTGGACACCATGACGGCGACCCTGACCGGCATGACCCGCGATGGGCTCTTCGCGATCGAGGGGGGACGGGTCCGGGGTGCCGTCCAGAACTTCCGCTTCAACCAGAGCGTCGTCCGGATGCTGAACGAGGTGGAGGGGCTCTCCGCGGTGGAGCGGGTGGGCGGCGTGGTCTGCCCGGGACTCCTCGTCCGGTCGTTCCACATGTCCAGCGGGACGGAATTTTGA
- a CDS encoding TldD/PmbA family protein, whose product MDELVREALDTAVARGAGYADARLLETLREDLIVKDGCLAGLEQTESRGIGVRVLVDGAWGYAATDSATRESVQACAAHAVAIGRASARVLAKPVRLAPEPPHRAVWSSPCAVDPFAVPLDRKLDLLLRIDAALRSVKGVTIAESFLTFVRRRQRFLSSEGADIDQTVTRSGGGYAATAVSGNEVQRRSYPQAEGHHQTMGWEFIESIPWVEEAPRVAEEAVALLSAEPCPSGEMDVVLEGSQLALQIHESVGHPSELDRVLGMEANYAGASFLTLDKLRTLRFGSPQVTLVADATLPHGLSTFAFDDEGVAAQRWPIVQEGLFTGYLTSRELAHRVGEARSRGCVRTDGWHHIPMIRMVNLSLMPGAGSLEDLLGDTDHGIYMETNRSWSIDQLRYNFQFKTEIAWEIRRGKRIRMLRNPTYQGITTQFWNSCDFVCGEDAWRPWGVVNCGKGQPGQVADMTHGAAPARFRKVRVGVGYDD is encoded by the coding sequence GTGGACGAGCTCGTCCGCGAGGCGCTCGACACCGCGGTCGCGCGTGGCGCCGGCTACGCCGACGCGCGCCTGCTCGAGACCCTCCGCGAAGACCTGATCGTCAAGGACGGCTGCCTCGCCGGGTTGGAGCAGACGGAATCGCGCGGCATCGGCGTGCGCGTCCTGGTGGACGGGGCCTGGGGCTACGCCGCCACCGACAGCGCCACGCGCGAGAGCGTGCAGGCGTGCGCCGCACACGCGGTGGCGATCGGCCGCGCCAGCGCCCGCGTGCTCGCGAAGCCGGTGCGGCTCGCGCCCGAGCCGCCCCATCGCGCGGTCTGGAGCTCTCCCTGCGCCGTCGATCCCTTCGCCGTCCCGCTCGACCGGAAGCTCGATCTCCTGCTCCGGATCGACGCGGCGCTCCGCTCCGTGAAGGGCGTCACCATCGCCGAGAGCTTCCTCACGTTCGTCCGGCGCCGGCAGCGCTTCCTCTCGTCGGAGGGCGCCGACATCGACCAGACGGTCACGCGCTCCGGCGGCGGCTACGCGGCCACCGCGGTCTCCGGGAACGAGGTGCAGCGCCGTTCCTACCCCCAGGCCGAGGGGCACCACCAGACGATGGGGTGGGAGTTCATCGAGTCGATCCCCTGGGTCGAGGAGGCGCCGCGCGTGGCGGAGGAGGCGGTCGCGCTCCTCTCGGCGGAACCCTGCCCGTCGGGGGAGATGGACGTCGTGCTGGAGGGCTCCCAGCTCGCCCTGCAAATCCACGAGTCGGTCGGGCATCCCTCGGAGCTCGACCGGGTGCTCGGGATGGAGGCCAACTACGCGGGCGCGTCGTTCCTCACGCTCGACAAGCTGCGCACGCTCCGCTTCGGATCGCCGCAGGTCACCCTCGTCGCCGACGCCACCCTGCCGCACGGCCTCTCCACGTTCGCGTTCGACGACGAGGGGGTGGCGGCGCAGCGCTGGCCGATCGTGCAGGAGGGGCTCTTCACCGGGTACCTCACCTCGCGCGAGCTGGCGCACCGGGTGGGGGAGGCGCGCAGCCGCGGCTGCGTGCGCACGGACGGCTGGCACCACATCCCGATGATCCGGATGGTGAACCTGAGCCTCATGCCCGGCGCGGGCTCGCTGGAAGACCTGCTCGGCGACACCGACCACGGAATCTACATGGAGACCAACCGGAGCTGGAGCATCGACCAGCTCCGCTACAACTTCCAGTTCAAGACCGAGATCGCCTGGGAGATCCGCCGGGGGAAGCGGATCCGGATGCTGCGGAATCCGACCTACCAGGGGATCACGACGCAGTTCTGGAACTCCTGCGACTTCGTCTGCGGCGAGGATGCGTGGCGCCCCTGGGGCGTCGTGAACTGCGGGAAGGGGCAGCCGGGGCAGGTCGCCGATATGACCCACGGCGCGGCTCCCGCTCGCTTCCGTAAGGTGCGCGTCGGCGTCGGCTACGATGACTAG
- a CDS encoding 1,4-alpha-glucan branching protein domain-containing protein: MSGRPHPAGFLSILLHAHLPFVRHPEYEDSLEERWLVEALVECYLPLLRMLEGRAGRGARGRITISLSPTLLAMLADPLLRSRMAFRMERLLELAERDRARYRGGSPFGPVAAHYADRFRTGIAQYERYGRNLAAAFRAVEGAGVARLITCGATHGFLPLMDLGAPSWRAQIGAGAREFERHLGHPPEGFWLPECGYAPGVEEVLAEFGVRWFAVDAHGILDACPRPVPGTYAPLRTKAGVLAFGRDAESSRQVWSSTEGYPGDAWYREYYRDQGFDLPIEEVRDFLPSGGTRTHLGLKYHRITDRRYPHREAYDPARASARVAEHAAHFVAGRVAQARAASDALGQPATLLAPYDAELFGHWWYEGPDWLDHVLDGVAASGELAAADPLEASAALARTPEGRLHPSSWGAGGYAAVWLDPVNDWIYRHLLRAAERMQRLAREGDRGDALRGRALRQAGRELLLAQASDWAFIMKTGTLIPYAVRRTESHLERFEQLAEALEKGPLEAGAIAALEAADPLFPELDPGLFT, translated from the coding sequence GTGAGCGGCCGCCCGCATCCCGCGGGATTCCTCTCGATCCTCCTCCACGCGCACCTCCCGTTCGTGCGCCATCCGGAATACGAAGACAGCCTCGAGGAGCGCTGGCTGGTCGAGGCGCTCGTGGAGTGCTACCTGCCGCTCCTCCGCATGCTCGAGGGGCGCGCCGGCCGCGGCGCGCGCGGGCGGATCACGATCTCCCTCTCGCCGACCCTGCTCGCGATGCTCGCGGATCCGCTCCTTCGCTCGCGCATGGCGTTCCGGATGGAGCGCCTGCTCGAGCTGGCCGAGCGCGACCGCGCCCGCTACCGCGGGGGATCTCCCTTCGGTCCGGTGGCGGCCCACTACGCCGACCGTTTCCGCACCGGCATCGCTCAGTACGAGCGCTACGGCCGGAATCTGGCCGCGGCATTCCGCGCGGTCGAAGGGGCGGGCGTGGCGCGCCTGATCACCTGCGGCGCCACGCACGGCTTCCTTCCGCTCATGGATCTGGGCGCGCCCTCGTGGCGCGCGCAGATCGGGGCGGGGGCGCGCGAGTTCGAGCGGCACCTCGGCCATCCTCCCGAGGGCTTCTGGCTCCCGGAGTGCGGCTACGCGCCTGGCGTGGAGGAGGTGCTCGCGGAATTCGGCGTGCGCTGGTTCGCCGTGGACGCGCACGGCATCCTGGACGCCTGCCCGCGGCCCGTCCCGGGAACGTACGCGCCGCTCCGCACGAAGGCCGGGGTGCTCGCGTTCGGCCGCGACGCCGAATCCTCGCGCCAGGTCTGGAGCAGCACCGAGGGCTACCCGGGTGACGCGTGGTACCGCGAGTACTACCGCGACCAGGGCTTCGATCTGCCGATCGAGGAGGTCCGGGACTTCCTTCCGTCGGGCGGCACCCGCACGCACCTGGGGCTCAAGTACCATCGCATCACCGACCGGCGCTACCCGCATCGCGAAGCGTACGATCCGGCGCGGGCTTCGGCGCGCGTGGCCGAGCACGCGGCGCACTTCGTCGCGGGGCGCGTCGCGCAGGCGCGGGCGGCCTCGGACGCGCTGGGGCAGCCGGCGACGCTGCTTGCTCCCTACGACGCGGAGCTGTTCGGCCACTGGTGGTACGAGGGGCCCGACTGGCTGGACCACGTGCTCGACGGGGTGGCCGCGAGCGGGGAGCTGGCCGCGGCCGACCCGCTGGAGGCTTCGGCCGCGCTCGCGCGCACGCCCGAGGGCCGGCTCCATCCCTCCTCGTGGGGCGCCGGAGGATACGCGGCGGTGTGGCTCGACCCGGTGAACGACTGGATCTACCGGCACTTGCTTCGCGCCGCCGAGCGGATGCAGCGGCTCGCCCGGGAAGGGGATCGAGGCGACGCGTTGCGCGGGCGGGCGCTCCGGCAGGCCGGGCGCGAGCTGCTCCTGGCGCAGGCGAGCGACTGGGCGTTCATCATGAAGACCGGCACGCTGATCCCGTACGCCGTCCGCCGAACCGAGTCGCATCTCGAGCGCTTCGAGCAGCTGGCCGAGGCGCTGGAGAAGGGGCCGCTGGAGGCGGGGGCGATCGCGGCCCTGGAAGCGGCCGATCCGCTGTTCCCGGAACTCGATCCGGGGCTTTTCACTTGA
- a CDS encoding DUF4912 domain-containing protein yields the protein MSSLERLAPRESAVSTEAPAAAWRGRRHGEDRLHLLVRDPHRVFAAWEMSEALARRASALAASKGSPARYALLIERRGEAEGAPRVASRAPLPDALGGEGWYVELARGGGSCRAVLGLDLPGGDFEPLLASRWMPVPPDGPCRETGDWPVDDVRRAWLEREAERQRGRALTPLPSSASRYLASPQAPKP from the coding sequence GTGAGCTCCCTCGAGCGCCTCGCCCCGCGCGAGAGCGCCGTCTCGACCGAAGCCCCGGCGGCCGCCTGGCGGGGACGCCGGCATGGCGAGGACCGTCTCCACCTCCTGGTCCGCGACCCGCATCGCGTGTTCGCCGCGTGGGAGATGAGCGAAGCGCTCGCGCGCCGCGCCTCGGCGCTCGCCGCGTCGAAGGGATCTCCGGCCCGGTACGCGCTCCTCATCGAGCGAAGGGGCGAGGCGGAGGGCGCGCCGCGCGTCGCCTCGCGCGCCCCGCTTCCCGACGCGCTCGGAGGGGAGGGCTGGTACGTCGAGCTGGCGCGCGGGGGCGGGTCCTGTCGCGCGGTGCTGGGGCTCGACCTCCCGGGCGGAGACTTCGAGCCGCTCCTGGCTTCGCGCTGGATGCCGGTCCCGCCCGACGGCCCCTGCCGCGAGACGGGCGACTGGCCCGTCGACGACGTCCGCCGCGCCTGGCTCGAGCGCGAGGCCGAGCGGCAGCGCGGACGCGCCCTGACGCCGCTTCCGTCCTCGGCCTCCCGGTATCTCGCCTCACCCCAGGCACCGAAGCCGTGA
- a CDS encoding FlgD immunoglobulin-like domain containing protein produces the protein MRRRASSIFAEGPLRRSALAAAGLLLAATALSAPGRAAPGAAPAEVRAVSAPGAPSDVIDALEAAGYRVHVALLPSTYYVSASAGARTLPLGARALDAPPVRIGPDPAAPSAVASDVDPFGGRADALPPVDRSAVGNPLLAGTAARAGIAPPGSVPPPGFPSGSRWEDTSEFMIGRVAVPILFAESDGTVDPNHFDWTPALRDSVLHAAVRGFLKWSVLAASRNIPLTFLIEPHFGLATKYEPIDRPIGQETLWIEDVLEPLLGTKGNALTMAYAYANAARARWNAQWAAIAFAVQNDTSATGTFPDGYIAHSNLGGPYFVIPVNNLNTRSATLDYYFEHEITHQFWALDEYPAVNAWWACTLTTGYFNRPNRNASVPADGYCGIPTVHCLMKGNYPDDWCDFTTDQIGWVDLDGSGILDLYETRPVVRPDSTNYRTGAGQAITLRGEADEGAFPNRNPYHSGAGDSISIATVDSIEYRLDNGSWIPIACGDGRCDSGVERFTLVLPPLSTGSHIVEWRAWNSSGRTAPVPSGTTLNVSGAAPGGPGGGAQSPAAPRIVAAPAPLRGEARLCLTGPPGASGSASILDLAGRIVRTWSVAVPAEGVLTWRWDGRGKGGGDAAAGLYFVVVKLGTAVATHRVLLIR, from the coding sequence GTGCGACGACGCGCGTCGTCTATCTTCGCTGAGGGGCCGCTTCGGCGCTCGGCGCTCGCGGCCGCGGGGCTTCTGCTCGCGGCGACCGCCCTTTCGGCCCCCGGCCGCGCCGCGCCGGGCGCCGCTCCGGCCGAAGTGCGCGCCGTCTCCGCTCCCGGTGCGCCGTCGGACGTCATCGACGCGCTGGAGGCGGCCGGCTACCGCGTGCACGTGGCCCTCCTGCCTTCGACCTATTACGTGAGCGCGAGCGCCGGGGCCCGGACGCTCCCGCTCGGCGCCCGCGCCCTCGACGCGCCTCCGGTGCGGATCGGGCCGGACCCGGCGGCTCCATCCGCTGTCGCCTCGGACGTCGACCCCTTCGGCGGCCGCGCCGACGCGCTGCCGCCGGTGGACCGCTCCGCCGTCGGGAACCCGCTCCTCGCGGGTACGGCCGCGCGCGCGGGGATCGCGCCGCCCGGATCGGTGCCGCCGCCCGGCTTTCCCTCCGGCAGTCGGTGGGAGGACACCAGCGAATTCATGATCGGCCGCGTCGCCGTCCCGATCCTCTTCGCCGAGAGCGACGGGACCGTGGATCCCAATCACTTCGATTGGACGCCCGCGCTCCGCGACTCGGTGCTGCACGCCGCGGTGCGCGGCTTCCTCAAATGGAGCGTCCTGGCGGCCTCGAGGAACATCCCGCTCACGTTCCTGATCGAGCCGCACTTCGGGCTCGCGACCAAGTACGAACCGATCGACCGCCCGATCGGGCAGGAGACGCTCTGGATCGAGGACGTGCTCGAGCCCCTGCTCGGGACGAAGGGAAACGCCCTCACGATGGCCTACGCCTACGCCAATGCGGCGCGCGCGCGGTGGAACGCTCAGTGGGCCGCGATCGCCTTCGCCGTCCAGAACGACACGTCGGCCACGGGAACGTTCCCCGACGGCTACATCGCCCATTCCAACCTCGGGGGGCCCTACTTCGTCATCCCCGTGAACAACCTGAATACCCGGAGCGCCACCCTCGACTACTACTTCGAGCACGAGATCACGCACCAGTTCTGGGCCCTCGACGAATATCCGGCGGTGAACGCGTGGTGGGCCTGCACGCTGACCACCGGCTACTTCAACCGCCCGAACCGGAACGCCTCCGTGCCGGCCGACGGCTACTGCGGCATTCCGACGGTGCACTGCCTCATGAAAGGGAACTACCCGGACGACTGGTGCGACTTCACGACCGATCAGATCGGCTGGGTGGACCTGGACGGCAGCGGCATCCTGGACCTCTACGAGACGCGCCCCGTCGTCCGTCCCGACTCCACGAACTACCGCACCGGGGCGGGCCAGGCGATCACGCTCCGCGGCGAGGCGGACGAAGGCGCGTTTCCGAACCGGAATCCGTACCACTCCGGCGCCGGCGATTCGATCTCGATCGCCACCGTGGACTCGATCGAATACCGCCTCGACAACGGATCGTGGATCCCGATCGCCTGCGGGGACGGGCGGTGCGACTCCGGCGTGGAGCGCTTCACGCTGGTGCTGCCGCCGCTCTCCACCGGGAGCCACATCGTGGAATGGCGCGCCTGGAATTCCAGCGGCCGGACGGCGCCGGTGCCGAGCGGCACCACGCTCAACGTCTCCGGCGCCGCGCCCGGAGGTCCCGGCGGCGGCGCGCAGTCTCCCGCCGCGCCCCGGATCGTCGCCGCGCCCGCGCCGCTTCGCGGCGAGGCCCGGCTTTGCCTGACGGGACCGCCGGGCGCCTCGGGCTCGGCCTCGATCCTGGACCTTGCCGGACGGATCGTCCGGACCTGGTCGGTGGCGGTGCCGGCGGAGGGCGTGCTGACCTGGCGGTGGGACGGTCGCGGGAAGGGTGGCGGTGACGCGGCCGCGGGACTATATTTCGTGGTCGTGAAGCTCGGAACCGCCGTCGCGACGCACCGCGTCCTCCTGATCCGATGA